Proteins encoded in a region of the Leopardus geoffroyi isolate Oge1 chromosome E2, O.geoffroyi_Oge1_pat1.0, whole genome shotgun sequence genome:
- the CCER2 gene encoding coiled-coil domain-containing glutamate-rich protein 2 produces the protein MQSRGPASVLLLLPLPLLLALLPGAATAAPLAPRPSKEELTRCLAEVVTEVLTLGQAQRSPCTALLHKEMCETEPYGCVSTKEKGLLVGDFKKQEAGKMRSSQEARDEEEAAERAHKSEVREQTIREQLHSRLHQEEEEEEEEEEEERKKRGPVEPFEGPWKRRPEGGGGPHKRVAEQASDEETAQFEAEEKGVQVLGAGHGLWQGAEAGGGERHEDPPHHHRLRQPEAGPKQEEKEEASEREEHDTVRLEHVRDELKKATELLGEEIRREG, from the exons ATGCAGAGCCGCGGGCCCGCCTCCGTGCTGCTGTTGCTGCCGCTGCCCCTGCTTCTGGCGCTGCTGCCGGGGGCCG CCACCGCTGCTCCCTTGGCGCCAAGACCTTCCAAGGAAGAG CTGACCCGCTGTCTGGCAGAAGTGGTCACAGAAGTGCTGACGCTGGGCCAGGCCCAGAGAAGCCCCTGCACAGCTCTCCTCCACAAAG AGATGTGTGAGACAGAGCCCTACGGCTGTGTGTCCACCAAAGAGAAAGGCCTACTGGTTGGGGATTTCAAGAAGCAAGAGGCTGGGAAGATGAGGTCCAGCCAGGAAGCGAGGGATGAGGAAGAGGCAGCCGAGAGGGCCCACAAGTCTGAGGTGCGGGAACAGACCATCCGCGAGCAGCTCCATAGCCGGCTccaccaggaggaggaggaggaggaggaggaggaggaggaggagaggaagaagagggggccCGTGGAACCCTTCGAAGGCCCGTGGAAGCGGCGCCCAGAGGGTGGAGGGGGGCCCCACAAGCGAGTGGCAGAGCAGGCCAGTGACGAGGAGACAGCCCAGTTTGAGGCCGAGGAGAAGGGTGTGCAGGTGCTGGGCGCGGGCCACGGCCTGTGGCAGGGGGCCGAGGCGGGTGGAGGAGAAAGGCACGAGGACCCGCCGCATCACCACCGCCTCCGCCAGCCGGAAGCCGGGCCcaagcaggaggagaaggaagaggcttccgagagggag GAGCATGACACGGTGCGGCTGGAGCACGTGCGAGATGAGCTAAAGAAGGCAACGGAGCTTCTGGGGGAGGAGATCAGGAGGGAGGGATGA